The nucleotide window CCATTAATCCCCTTATTAAGGCAAAAGATAATGCCCAATCATTGGGAGTTTTTGCACTATAAATGCTTAACTATGCACTTAAAGAACAATTAATAGCCAACCACGCACCATAATGGCTCACCTGCACCCGCAATGCACCATGACAGACAGCCATCATGGTGCATTCCCGTCAGTAACGATTAGTCACCGTATACGTTGAAGTCGAAGTATTTCTTCGCCAGTTTGTTGTAGGTACCGTCTTTGCGCAGCTCAGTAAAGGCTTTGTCAAAGGCGGCTTTCAACTCGGTATCGTCTTTACGCAGGCCAATACCGGTGCCGTCACCAAAGTATTTTTTGTCTTTCACGGACGGGCCAGCAAAGGCATAGTCTTTGCCTGCTGGCTGTTTCAGGAAGCCTTCGCTCGCGGCAACTTCATCCTGGAACGCGGCATCCAGACGGCCTGCGGCCAGGTCAGAGTAAATCAGATCCTGGTTCTGGTAAGCCACCACATCTACACCCTTCTCACGCCAGTTTGCGTTGGCATAACCTTCCTGGGTAGACCCCTGGAGAACGCCCACATGCTTGCCTTTCAGCGAGTCGATGGTTGGCTTAATCGGAGAGCCTTTTACAGCAATCAGACGAGAATCTGCCGCGTAGAGTTTGTCAGAGAAGGCAATCTCCTGCTGACGTTTTTCGGTGATGGAGAGAGAAGAGATAATGGCGTCGATTTTTTTGGCTTTCAGCGACGGGATTAATGCGTCAAAGTCACTGCCCACCCATGTGCATTT belongs to Enterobacter cloacae and includes:
- a CDS encoding amino acid ABC transporter substrate-binding protein, coding for MKKTVLALSLLVGLSAAAGSYAALPQTVRIGTDATYAPFSSKDAKGDFVGFDIDLGNEMCKRIAVKCTWVGSDFDALIPSLKAKKIDAIISSLSITEKRQQEIAFSDKLYAADSRLIAVKGSPIKPTIDSLKGKHVGVLQGSTQEGYANANWREKGVDVVAYQNQDLIYSDLAAGRLDAAFQDEVAASEGFLKQPAGKDYAFAGPSVKDKKYFGDGTGIGLRKDDTELKAAFDKAFTELRKDGTYNKLAKKYFDFNVYGD